The genomic segment GTCCTCTGTACAATACCACAGCTCAAAATGCTACTAGGATTGTTGCCCCTATGCCGTAAGAAgctgatataataacaataatctctcGATtgagataaaagtaataaaatatagCATAATTTGGTTTCCCCTATAAAGTTTTCTACGTTTTCTATGATACTCAAGGTTGGATTCTACCCGACGAGTCAAGAGGAGTTGCCAGGTGTCTCCTACTTTTCCGTAAAAACTCAAGTGAGGCCCTTGTTATAGTATCTGGAGCCCTCATGATGGCAACACTAAGTGGGGAGGAGTCATAACAGCAGGTCTAAAGGGAAATGCGCCACGAAAATTCAAAACATTCCCCGCGAAAATTCATGATTACATAAGCGATCGCTGCGTCACAGTACTCGAGAGGCTTGATTATATACGATCGCCGCAGTTTAAGGGTTAATGAGTTCCGTAAGTGAGGAGCAGTTTCTCCGCCATGTATACGTAGTGGTGGCCTGCCGCTTCCAGGTGTAGCAAAGTAAATAAAGCCAAACCGATCTGTAGGTTCACTGTGCTTTGGAAAAACCGTATTCTACAATGTGATAACTTAGCAGGTtggtgtctgtctttcttttctcagcaAGGCAGTGTAGAGTGGTGGTTTGTGGCAAGGCGCCGTTTCTACAGGTCGCCTTAAGGCTCGCTCTTTAAACGATGTTGTTAGCAAATCCTTTCACCAAACCACACTTCGTATCTCCTCTTACTAACTTTGCAAAAGCGTTTTTCAAACACGGGGAAGTAGCACGACGTGGTGTTAAATTAACTAAACGCCAATAGCACTCTTCGCACAGGTTGGCAGCTCTGGTAGTGTCATGTCCGCCAAAGTGATCAGCTGATGAATCcaacacatttttctctccttaacaTTAATAAACAGGCAACATTGAATATTgcgttctcgtgtgtgtgtgtgtgtgtgtatatatatatatatatatatatatatatatatatatatatatatatatatatatatatatatatatatatatatatatatatatatatatatatatatatatatatatatatatacttgtttgAGTGTAGATCCGCCAATGCGTAAAACGTAGAGTTTGAAGAAAAGCTGCTGTAAAATCACCATTTCTGTTTAAAATCTTGTGACATTTCGGGACAAACCATCAATGTCTGAAGATGGGGTTACGTTCGTCTCGAAACGTAACAGGAGTTTAACAAGAGTTTGAATTGAAATGGTGATTATACTGCGGCttttattcactctctctctctctctctctctctctctctctctctctctctctcattagtcattgaagaacaaaaatatcttAAATTACATGAACGATAGTTTAGGGGCTGCTATTAGGCTAATTTGAAAGATCGCTCTGGACTTGAAAAAATCTGAGACGCTTCAGGTTTATGAGATTCATTTTACAGAAAGTAAGTAACAGCACTCTTCAAAACCTTCACGATTATACATTATGATAATAATCCTTTGCAATGATAAAGAGAAACTATAATTATAGTTTGGAGCCTTTGTTCTTAAGATATACCCCTaacgaacctaacctaacctaacttaatctaacctaacctagccagaGGGTTACGTTCCCCTAGATCCCCTGACTGACTGCTGTGGATCCTGAGCTAAAATTGAGATAAATCTTAGAAATTCTGTCCTGAAGTTACTActaatttccgatagggtaaaaaTGGATTAGAAATGCTCATATAAGAGTGATCTAGACCATGAGAATGTGCATAGTTACGTATGGTTTATTGGTTGAAGTCTCCATTACCCAACCATTGGCTATGGCAAAATACGTGCCTCCCaaactttcctgccattctgAGTTGCCAAATAAGCATAACAGCAGCATTTTTGTGGTGTTAGCagtgttagattaggtcaggttggTCTGTTACGTTACGTTAAAATATTATTTTGTTAGGTTCGTAAAATACTAATTGGTTACCatagcctaacctaatctaacctaatataTTTTGAATTAATCCCTAACCTTTCACAAATCAAATTAACAAGAATTCCAAAAATACTTACCCAGTAGAAGTTTTCTTCACTCCAAGGTGTTTTGTGCCGTGGTGACATATTAATTGTTGGTGAAACACTTTTCTGATGCATGGGTACAGTTTGTAGGAGTTGAAACACATGTTCGTTTTAAATAAAAGCACCTCCTTCCAGCGCTCAAAGTCCTCACGACACTTGACCTTTGTCCTGAATTTAATAAACTCATCACCCTTTTTGAATGTCAACATGTAAAAACCATCGTCTTCAAAATTCAACACATTTTTATCCAGTAAGCTGGTCATTTTGTTTTCCGCGGTGTTTACGAATCTTCATTAAACAAACGGGTTGGAAAGCCAGCAAGTTCGTGGAGGCACCTTTCGGCTCGTCGACTTTGGCATCAAATTAATAGACAGTAAACCTTGCACATTTCCTCTGTTTGCTGGAAGAATGAGTGTATTCTGGTAGTGAATATCAATGTTTTAGTGTATTGTGATTGCAATGTTGCACGCACTTCTTAATTATATACCTAAGAGGTTAACTCCATACACGAATAACTTTCTAAATTTAATgactaaaattaaataaaacaacacgATACACAACTCCGAATACATATACGAGATGTTCTAATATCAATTACGCATGAAGCGTTTCAGCACTGTACCAAGATTCCGTCACAAGATACTAGATTAACCGTAAGAAAATCCCACATAAATCACCGATCAAAATACAACTTCGCATCAATTAAAATCAAAACACACTTTATCAATCAATATAGCATAAAAATCATACTTCAATCACTAATCAAAAGCACAAGAAATCACACTTCAATCACAAAATAGAATATCATAAAGTTACAAGATACAATCAAATGTAAAACATCCTATCAACATAGCCTACCAATTGAGCTGCGACTGACTGCACTACAAACTTTTAAGCTCTACTTACGAACAACAATAATTTGAGCTGAGccatctctcccttgtctcGCCCTCGTCCGATCCCTTCAGATCCGGGACTTCCTTCAGCAAGGCTCTCTGATTTCTCCTCTGACTTCCTAGTGCCCAGCTGCTGCTTATATTTCAGATCTTTTCACAACTATTTTGCCTCGAAACGTATTACCCTTAGAGTTCATTTTCGTGTCTTTCTCCCgtatagatccttcttaatctCCTCCTTGACTCACTGTCATCTGATGTTTCCACGTCTTAATGTCGTCAGCTGACCTTCTGTTTGCTCGTCGCCTGTCACGTTGCCCTTCTGACCTTGTTCACTGGACCCAGATATGGGGCGAAGGTTCTCGAATCTTCTCTCTTGTTCCGTCACTTCTCCGAACTTGTTCGTAGATTTCTAATTTGCCTTTATATCCTTGGCTTGTTTAATTTCGACTATTTCATTTTGACATTATTTATGTATCTGCCATTATTATACGTCTCTTGCCGCCTTCTGCTGCGTCCGCGGAAACTTCCCGGGTTTGGTATCTGCTATTCGTATTATCTACCCTTCGTATTTGTCTTTTGCCGACTTCTACTTCTGCCTCTGCCCGCGTGGGAGCTTTCCGAGCTTGGTATCTGTTATTCGTATTATCTGTCCTTCGTATTTGTCTTCTGCCGCCTTCTACTTATGTTTCCGTGGAAAGTTCCCGGCCTGGATGCTATTGTCATACTCGTGGTTCACCGGCATGTGATCTGTACTGTTATCTTACTATTTGCTTTACGTATGTACTGTTTGCTCGTCCCACGGGATCTTCTGCTTCTCtgtctattcttctcttccttctatcttctgccTCTCTTACTAccatttcttctgttttgtttcagtgccttctttgatatttttttctattttctcctgctcctgcGTCGTCTCAGGTCACAACAAGTGCATATACACAACTTACTTAGACATCAGCACCGAATAAAATTAGACCCCGAAGGCGGAAAGGCAAAATGTTACCAGCAGATTTTTCAAGCTTCACAAGGGAATATTGTTTATGCATTGTATTCCCGTGTTGTGCTACACTACACTATATGCATGTTAAATATCGAAagtctttgtttctttgattaAATTAGCCTTAGAATTATACACTTCTAtgggacaatctctctctctctctctctctctctctctctctctctctccaccaacacacacacagcttcttcCTGAGAGCACCGCCTTCATGATCACAGCGAGCTTTTCCGCCACTTCCTCGCTCTCTGGCGACGTCATGGTAACGTCATGATCAGCTCGCGCTATGATTGGCTCGAATTTCGTCCCTGGACGAACCCTTCCAGACTTGGTAAATATGCGGGCCGGGCGGCTGTATTATGTCTTAGAAATGCTAGGTCAACATACTCCACCTCAATGTATGTTTGTggtattctcattttttttattttttttttttttatcatgcaaCACAATCTTGATATATTCACTGTCTCAGTCTTGGCTTAAAACTTCTAACACCTGACTTGGTGCAGCCTCGTTCCTTTGCTTTCCCCGCCCGGGCAGGCAAGGTGTTAGAAAGCCTATTTATTATCTATCTCTTCGATCATTATAACCATGCTAACATTGTGTTATGTTTGTCAGTAAATAATGTATCAGTCAATACTACTCGTCTCAGTACAGAATATTAAAATACTGCAAACTTGTAGAAACGACTGAATAACTCGTAATTTCACCATCAGACAATTCACATCAACACATCATTTCTACAGGTTTTGAGGTTTTGCAGTGACCTGAAACGATGCGTGTAGAATTGACGGTTAGGTGTTTTACCGATAAACATTACAGAATGATAGCATAACTGtaattaacgaaaaaaaatagataacaggCTAAGTGACGGTGCGAGGCAGGGAGTGGCAACAGATCGGCTATAAAaagtcagctttttttttctttatgtaaaggCAGACTCACACGTGTcgatatgcgactgaaattgccaGTCGGTAGAGTTTTCGACTGGATATCGGTACCTAGTGTTTGGAGAAACCAGTCACAAAACAAGagcatgttggtcttgttcagttgaCTTGCAGATCTACttatgttgtgacgtcacgaagaaatatttgaaaatgtggtgttcaGATGTAGAGATGAAgatgttggagttggtgaggaaaaaagagcacatctAGGATCTTAAAAACGAATTCTACAGCAAAATAAGTAACGCAAATCGACAGTCGATGATATGGCTGCCATTCTCCAAGAAGTTTCCCTCTCTGCAGGGTCTTGTTGAAGGTGAGGAtggaatacttgtgatgatttaatttgatcgcaattgtgcttAGTCTTTTTAAGATAAATGATTTTTTAtaagaaatgtaggctaatttacTCTAATTGTAACCTTTGAAGTTATTGGTTGGCTGTAGGACAGAACCTCATCAATTAAGTGCAAAGTTGGATTTCTTAGTTTCATCCTGTACACCGTATGTAACAGTACCCCGTTGTTTTACAGCCTCATATTACCATgtcggaaattaataataactttaTGGGATCATTCACGGTGGCTGAAAGCCTTTGATTGGGAGATAACAAattattggttaggttagtttacctTCTGGTGGGGACCTATTATTAACATAGCTCTCCCTTTTCAGTAGTTACAAACTATTAGGTTATTTCTTAGAAAATTTTCCACTGTCTCATGGTGTCCAAGCTCAGCTCAGATAAAGGAGTGTagtagacactcctttcctatcttctacTTTGCCAGAGACGTATCtatatgcattttcttttccgttGAAGCTTCCTGTAAgccaaaagaaatgcaactaccgCTTCGGCATCGTCATCGgtggaagacatcttgttgggtagctgttcCGGCCAGAAGGGCTCtatcgatacttctagcgactaaCCTTtccagtcgcatattgacagttgtgaacccgccttaagaaaggaaaactgccaaaaggcaacaaaaaatattaaagaaaaagatccAATTAGATGCCAGTCACTAAACAGGGCCGAGAGatttagccaaaaaaaaaaaaaaaaaactggaataaATCTCTTGAAACCTCAAAAGAGTTCAGGTCAtaagtagatggaaatacagaagcagcttaggagttccagagttaaccagaggaagggatgaatgaccaagagtactgattaactcttacGTTAGAGatgtggacagaatatggatgagagaaaggagtaaaGTAAATCTTGTTTAATGCGTACGCCTAAAATAAGTAGGATAATATGAATTAGATCATTACATTAAAATATAATTGATCCATGTTTTACAAAAATATTAGAAAGTGATATACGTATAAAACCATTAGATGTCAATCTTAACTTAGGGGTACTACTTCCATTTGTGAAacttagaaaagagaaaaggcaaCGTAGTCATCggtattttattcatctttagtTTTTGATAAATCTTCCCTTGTGGAAAGAGGCGTTTTTCCAGTCTCACAATGAGAAAAGTCTTCAAGTGTTTTGTAATATGTGCAGCATgacttttaatatatatatatatatatatatatatatatatatatatatatatatatatatatatatatatatatatatatatatatatatatatatatatatatatatatatatatatatatatatatatatatatatatatatatatatatatatatatatatatatatatatatatatatatatatatatatatatatatatatatatatatatatatatatatatatatatatatatatatatatatatatatatatatatatatatatatatatatatatatatatatatatataacagacaCATACGTATATAAGGTTTTCCGTGAATTAATTCAAGTAATTCTGAGTCGAAAATTCTATATTCACATATGCTGtgttttgctttgctttgcgATACAATAGCGTTTAAATTGTATGTATCGGAATCTGTTTCCCGTCGGGTGCCTCCGCCTCCCCCTGCCTCCCAAGATCGCTACCTGGTAACGCGTCATTAAGTGATAATTATCGTGTGTAATGTAGCCTTAGAGGAAACGGTTAACAAGTGACAAAATTGAATTTGTGTTTGGcagtgaagaaaatgtaaaggtaACGTAAAATCAGTGGTTTTTAAATGCTACTTTTTAAACTTACATAGCAACTCATGCAACTGTCTTCTGTTCAACACAACACCTAGTTGACATCTTGATATCAGTGACAAGCCTGGCCAATCAGCTGACTGccaaagtatatatattttattattacagtAATGATTTCTCCCAAAATCAATATCATTGAGTATTCGGTCATGATGTAATACATGATGAAATATTCCTGATATGATATTCATTCTGTGATGGGAATACATATCAAGAGAGTGTCGTGCAGATGATAATACAAAGTCCCACAACCAGTACAACAGCATAAACTTAAAACACAAAGGCTCAGAATTTAAGGAACAAAGCACAATGTGACAACAATTGGAAAGAATATCGTATTATCTAAAGGGACCTTTCAGCGAAATAGGCCAGTTGCTATGTATGTTTAAAAAGTAGCCTGATTGGTTCTTCAATTCTTAATTTATTGTCTCAAAataccttttatttatctttagttCCGTGACTTATTCTTGATCTCgacacttcttttccttattgatACATAGACGAATCATAATCGTTATTATTGGAAACTGAACCGTGTCCTTTATGCCGAAGACCAGTAGCGTTGAGTTCACAAATAAACACCAGGCTTGCGAAAATGAGGCAAAGGAGAAGCAGCATGAAGGCACCCTGCATGTGACttatagaaagagaaagcgTATCTTCTTTTACTTGGGCATCGGAGTGTTGCtcattttgctgttgttgtcgcaGCTTTATGCGGCTTTCCCTTTTAACCTCGAGGATAAGATCAAATGCCCATTTTTCATACAGACCAGCCTGAGGGAGAATCATttcagtgagtgagagagagagagagagagagagagagagagagagagagagagaaccctcaTCAACCAAAGTTATATAATTTGCTATAGATGAGTTCTATGCATAATTCTGGGAAGTTTCCATTTGCAAACTAAAATACTAGCAACTTCCTGAGGTATCAGCCGAGGTACGTTTCCTTGCTCATCTCTCACCAATCATAATATATCACTTCTTTTTGTGTGCAATAAATGGAGGATCTTAACCACTTTCCGAAATCTTTTTAATGAGGATGTGAATGCTTCTGTTTCTACCATCGcttttcctcctaatcctaTGAGCCAAGTTATTAGAAAGTAATGTCTTGCATTCGTGGAAAcggttttcttttatcaacatATTTCTATTACTGTAATGAAAACATTATGGTATTCCAACACCTTCATAAAAACATAATTACTGAAATCACTGAAATTGCTTGCAAAAAGttgaatttcctctctctctctctctctctctctctctctctctctctctctctctctctctctctctctctcattagtcattgaagaacaaaaatatcttAAATTACATGAACGAAAACGATGCTCTCACTAACAAGAAAGATTTAGCACGAAATTTTAGTTCTTAACATACCTCGATCACAGCCATGAGAGGACGGTTTATCGCAGCTGTATATGGGGCGTCGTGAGGCAGTGGCCAGGCAGATTGTCCCGGCATTATACTCTCTCGTCCAATATATAACATTTCACTGCCGTCTCGCCGTGTGAACCATTTGGCAATATTGTAGAGCTGGTAACGTCTGTTGTCCAAGTGCGCTTGACTGACATAAGAACAAAGTCATTGGAGTTTTTCGGTGAAGTACATACATGTATAGCTATTTAGATCTCAGCAGAGAAAACATACAGTATTcccaccaaaaaaaagaaagttaagatttACTTTTTAGAGACGGCTTGGCGTTGACCATCCATCAAACTTGGTACAATATTTATCAAGTATGCGAGCTTCTGGAACAGTGGTGATTCCGACTTTGAGAAGAAATTCTTAAACTCTCGTCCATATGGCTGCATTGTTATTCTGTGCGACAACATAGGACCTAATGaacaaatatatttatatatgacATACGCAGGTAACGTCATCTACTAAAAATATTATTTACCTCTTAACGGAGTCGACAAGTTGGGGGAGTGTCTCTGGTCGAGGAGGATACTTCGGCAACGTAAGTGACGCTGTAAGATTGCCACGGTACGCCGATGTGAAGACAACAGCGAACACCAGCCAGGTTGCGATTAGGATCCGGCTAGACGAGATTTTAGGCAGACGTGGAGGAAGGTTCTGCCCCAGTAGCATCCCAGTCATATCATGGAACACCTCACCGATCTCCAGCGTGGAACCGCTACTATAATAAATATTCGTATGCTTCATCCTGATAGCCTGTGAAAAATACCATGAGGAATGAACTTACATAAACCATGAGCAATGTATTGCGTGTGTAGATTATTTTATTATGCATGGATGATTTTTATAAGGTCTACCAAACATTTAAGAAATTTATTCGATATTTCATGCACACATGAATTTTTACTGATTTATAAGTTCACTGATATAGAAGAGAAATGATTTGCTtactatgaaaaggacaaatGGCATGACGAGTAGAGCGAGAAGCGTGTACAACCAGACATTACTAGACAGTGGGTAGTATAGAGCTTTCCATTGCGCCTGTAGCCCGGGAGGCGCCATACTAAAGTCCATCGATACGAACTCGTACACAAAGGTAAAGTCATACTTTTCTGTACGATGGGGCATCACGTTGTGAGTGACAGGAGCTATGAAAGACACTCTCTCCTCGACCAGGCGCGTTACCTGGTTAAAGAAATATACTTAAGATGTGTAAATGGTCAAATATTGCGAAGGTAatatctaattatttttctttttatttaaaggTAGATGTTTCTCACCTCTGTCCAGGATGAGGTGGGCACCACATAAATTGTAAAATTCAGGGCTGACGCGATGGCGGCCAGAGTATAGTAGTCTGTGCCTGAGTACAAGGTGATGTTACCGGTTCCTTTTCGCTCTTCCCAGAATAGAGCAAAAGGCAGAGCAGTCACATTTACCTGGCTGCCATAGAAACTAGAGGAATATTGTGCTGTTATTATTTAAACAATATGAGTGAATTTCATTCC from the Portunus trituberculatus isolate SZX2019 chromosome 17, ASM1759143v1, whole genome shotgun sequence genome contains:
- the LOC123504889 gene encoding glutamate receptor ionotropic, kainate 2-like; translation: MLQLVDGNYKANTTHHLSQMVAVFRQVRRLSRCTVVLVVSHDSQFLAAFAKWSMKGRLLVWATRLLVATRLTLPQLQPLLTSYWTYTMMNAAFLSLNHVSSSYPVFSYLPYTPAGPQVVHVASWTPLLGVIVTEGHMLFPEKFSNFYGSQVNVTALPFALFWEERKGTGNITLYSGTDYYTLAAIASALNFTIYVVPTSSWTEVTRLVEERVSFIAPVTHNVMPHRTEKYDFTFVYEFVSMDFSMAPPGLQAQWKALYYPLSSNVWLYTLLALLVMPFVLFIAIRMKHTNIYYSSGSTLEIGEVFHDMTGMLLGQNLPPRLPKISSSRILIATWLVFAVVFTSAYRGNLTASLTLPKYPPRPETLPQLVDSVKRITMQPYGREFKNFFSKSESPLFQKLAYLINIVPSLMDGQRQAVSKNQAHLDNRRYQLYNIAKWFTRRDGSEMLYIGRESIMPGQSAWPLPHDAPYTAAINRPLMAVIEAGLYEKWAFDLILEVKRESRIKLRQQQQNEQHSDAQVKEDTLSLSISHMQGAFMLLLLCLIFASLVFICELNATGLRHKGHGSVSNNNDYDSSMYQ